Proteins encoded together in one Phalacrocorax aristotelis chromosome 7, bGulAri2.1, whole genome shotgun sequence window:
- the AP3S2 gene encoding AP-3 complex subunit sigma-2 codes for MINAILVFNNHGKPRLVRFYQHMAEEVQQQIIRETFHLVLKRDDHICNFLECSSLFGGSDYKLIYRHYATLYFVFCVDSSESELGILDLIQVFVETLDKCFENVCELDLIFHMDKVHHILQEVVIGGMVLETNMNEIVAQVEAQSKLEKAEGGLSAAPSRAVSAVKNINLPEIPRNINIGDINIKVPSLSQFM; via the exons ATGATCAACGCCATCCTGGTGTTCAACAACCACGGGAAGCCGCGGCTCGTCCGCTTCTACCAGCACATG GCAGAGGAGGTCCAGCAGCAGATTATCCGAGAGACTTTCCACCTGGTGCTGAAGCGGGATGACCACATCTGCAACTTCCTGGAGTGCAGCAG CCTGTTTGGCGGCTCGGACTACAAGCTGATCTACCGCCACTATGCCACGCTGTACTTTGTCTTCTGCGTGGACTCCTCGGAGAGCGAGCTGGGCATCCTGGACCTCATCCAG GTGTTTGTGGAGACGCTGGACAAGTGCTTTGAGAATGTCTGTGAGCTGGACCTCATCTTCCACATGGACAAG GTTCACCACATCTTGCAGGAGGTGGTGATAGGTGGCATGGTGCTGGAGACCAACATGAACGAGATCGTGGCGCAGGTGGAGGCCCAGAGCAAGCTGGAGAAGGCGGAG GGAGgcctctcagctgctccttcccGCGCGGTCTCGGCTGTGAAGAACATCAACCTGCCAGAGATCCCTCGCAACATCAACATCGGAGACATCAACATCAAAGTGCCCAGCCTGTCGCAGTTCATGTGA